A single Actinomadura algeriensis DNA region contains:
- a CDS encoding acetoin utilization protein AcuC yields MSSSAPDTPGPCGLEILWDERLTSYDFGPGHPMNPVRVELTMRLARELGVLDRPNVRVVAPEPADEALLRLVHEESYIAAVRHSGATGLPEPRYGLGTDDNPVFLGMHEASALVTGASVAAAEAVWTGRAEHAANIAGGLHHALPGAASGFCVYNDPAVAIAWLLERGAERVAYVDVDVHHGDGVQAAFADDPRVLTVSLHETPRTLFPGTGFPNETGAAGTAVNVALPPGTGDALWLRAFEAVVPPLLRRFRPQVLVTQHGADAHALDPLAHLTLTVDGQRTVAAALHRLAHETAGGRWVVTGGGGYELVQVVPRTWTHLLAEAAGGPIPPDTATPDDWREFVRRRTEEIAPRRMTDGTDVVEVHRWENGYDPANPVDQAVLATRRAVFPEHGLDPMTDE; encoded by the coding sequence ATGAGCAGTTCCGCCCCTGACACTCCCGGACCGTGCGGGCTCGAGATCCTCTGGGACGAGCGGCTCACCTCCTACGATTTCGGGCCCGGGCACCCGATGAATCCCGTCCGCGTGGAGTTGACGATGCGGCTCGCGCGCGAGCTGGGCGTCCTCGACCGTCCGAACGTGCGGGTCGTCGCGCCGGAACCGGCGGACGAGGCGCTGCTGCGGCTGGTGCACGAGGAGTCCTACATCGCGGCCGTGCGGCATTCGGGCGCGACCGGCCTGCCGGAGCCGCGGTACGGGCTCGGCACCGACGACAATCCGGTCTTCCTCGGCATGCACGAGGCGTCCGCCTTGGTCACGGGCGCGTCGGTCGCGGCGGCGGAGGCGGTGTGGACGGGACGCGCCGAGCACGCGGCGAACATCGCCGGTGGGCTGCACCACGCGTTGCCGGGGGCGGCGAGCGGGTTCTGCGTCTACAACGATCCGGCGGTCGCGATCGCGTGGCTGCTGGAGCGGGGCGCCGAGCGCGTCGCCTATGTGGACGTGGACGTCCATCACGGCGACGGGGTGCAGGCCGCGTTCGCCGATGATCCGCGGGTGCTGACGGTCAGCCTGCACGAGACGCCGCGCACGCTGTTCCCCGGCACCGGCTTCCCGAACGAGACGGGCGCGGCGGGCACGGCGGTGAACGTGGCGCTGCCGCCCGGCACCGGGGACGCGCTGTGGCTGCGGGCGTTCGAGGCGGTCGTGCCGCCGCTGCTGCGCCGGTTCCGGCCGCAGGTGCTGGTGACCCAGCACGGCGCCGACGCCCATGCCCTCGACCCGCTGGCCCACCTGACCCTGACCGTGGACGGGCAGCGGACGGTGGCGGCGGCGCTGCACCGGCTGGCGCACGAGACGGCCGGCGGGCGCTGGGTGGTGACCGGGGGCGGCGGCTACGAGCTGGTGCAGGTCGTCCCGCGCACGTGGACGCATCTGCTCGCCGAGGCCGCGGGCGGGCCGATCCCGCCGGATACGGCGACGCCGGACGACTGGCGCGAGTTCGTCCGGCGGCGGACCGAGGAGATCGCCCCGCGCCGGATGACGGACGGGACCGACGTGGTGGAGGTGCACAGGTGGGAGAACGGCTACGACCCGGCGAATCCGGTCGATCAGGCGGTGCTGGCGACGCGGCGGGCGGTCTTCCCGGAGCACGGGCTCGATCCGATGACGGACGAGTGA
- a CDS encoding alpha/beta hydrolase — translation MDPSVRSRVISNALRLGVHPFMDRIPGHAGSIRTARSTVDAASLLMRHTPRVRFHALQDPGVESGEPPVTGEWVVARDAEAAPGAILYLHGGGYVICSPRTHRSITARLTLDTNLPVLVPRYRLAPEHPFPAPLEDAVAAYRWLLARGVPADGIVLAGDSAGGHLAAALTGEICRTGLPSPAGVVLFSPWVDLTCELSAQAHARDPYISARSARRVARLVVGPNGFDDPRVALLTCAWTNTPPVLIQVGGAEVLLPEAEALAEALTAAGADCELQVWNGQMHVFQLLNRVLPEASAAMRDTARFITAVTEPARTKSAA, via the coding sequence ATGGATCCGAGCGTTCGCAGCCGCGTGATCAGCAACGCGCTCCGCCTCGGCGTCCATCCGTTCATGGACCGCATCCCCGGGCACGCCGGAAGCATCCGCACCGCGCGCTCCACCGTCGACGCCGCGTCCCTCCTGATGCGCCACACCCCCCGCGTCCGGTTCCACGCCCTCCAGGACCCGGGTGTCGAATCCGGCGAACCCCCCGTCACCGGCGAATGGGTCGTCGCCCGCGACGCCGAGGCCGCCCCCGGCGCGATCCTCTACCTGCACGGCGGCGGCTACGTGATCTGCTCGCCCCGGACGCACCGTTCGATCACCGCACGGCTCACCCTCGACACGAACCTCCCCGTCCTCGTCCCCCGCTACCGCCTCGCGCCCGAACACCCCTTCCCCGCACCCCTCGAAGACGCCGTCGCCGCCTACCGATGGCTGCTCGCCCGCGGCGTCCCCGCCGACGGCATCGTCCTCGCGGGCGACTCCGCCGGAGGACACCTCGCGGCGGCCCTCACGGGCGAGATCTGCCGCACCGGCCTGCCGTCCCCCGCGGGTGTCGTCCTCTTCTCGCCGTGGGTCGATCTCACCTGCGAACTCTCTGCACAAGCCCACGCGCGCGACCCCTACATCAGCGCGCGCTCCGCCCGCCGCGTGGCCCGCCTCGTCGTCGGCCCGAACGGCTTCGACGACCCCCGCGTGGCCCTCCTCACCTGCGCGTGGACGAACACGCCGCCCGTCCTGATCCAGGTGGGCGGCGCCGAGGTCCTGCTCCCCGAGGCCGAGGCCCTCGCCGAGGCCCTCACCGCCGCGGGCGCCGACTGCGAACTCCAGGTGTGGAACGGCCAGATGCACGTCTTCCAGCTCCTGAACCGGGTCCTCCCGGAGGCGAGCGCCGCCATGCGCGACACGGCCCGTTTCATCACCGCGGTGACCGAGCCCGCCCGCACGAAGTCAGCCGCCTGA
- the proC gene encoding pyrroline-5-carboxylate reductase: protein MIAILGAGKMGEALLSGVLRAGRRPSDLLVAERSEERGALLRERYGVEVVSNREAAAKADTLVLAVKPQDMGTLLDEIGPHVPSGGLVISVAAGITTAFIEDRLPEGVPVVRVMPNTPVLVDEAMSVVSAGSHADETHLRKAEELLTPVGKVLRLPESLQDGATALSGSGPAYFYYLVEAMVDAGILLGMPRAAALEMVVQSAVGAAVMLRDSGEHPVTLRENVTSPGGTTIAAIRELERHGVRAAILEAIEAARNRGRELASG, encoded by the coding sequence ATGATCGCGATTCTGGGTGCCGGGAAGATGGGCGAAGCCCTCCTCTCGGGAGTGCTGCGCGCCGGCCGCCGCCCCTCCGACCTGCTCGTGGCCGAACGCAGCGAGGAACGCGGAGCGCTGCTGCGCGAACGCTACGGCGTCGAGGTCGTCTCGAACCGGGAGGCCGCCGCGAAGGCCGACACGCTCGTCCTCGCGGTCAAACCCCAGGACATGGGCACCCTCCTCGACGAGATCGGCCCGCACGTCCCGTCCGGCGGCCTCGTCATCTCGGTCGCCGCGGGCATCACGACCGCCTTCATCGAGGACCGGCTCCCCGAGGGCGTCCCGGTCGTCCGCGTCATGCCGAACACGCCCGTCCTGGTGGACGAGGCCATGAGCGTCGTCTCCGCCGGCTCCCACGCGGACGAGACCCACCTGCGGAAGGCCGAGGAACTGCTGACCCCGGTCGGCAAGGTGCTGCGCCTCCCCGAGTCCCTCCAGGACGGCGCCACCGCCCTCTCCGGCAGCGGCCCCGCCTACTTCTACTACCTCGTCGAGGCGATGGTCGACGCCGGCATCCTCCTCGGCATGCCCCGCGCCGCCGCCCTCGAGATGGTCGTCCAGTCGGCCGTCGGCGCCGCCGTCATGCTCCGCGACTCCGGCGAACACCCCGTGACCCTCCGCGAGAACGTCACGTCCCCCGGCGGCACCACCATCGCCGCGATCCGCGAACTCGAACGCCACGGCGTCCGCGCGGCCATCCTCGAAGCCATCGAGGCCGCCCGCAACCGAGGCCGCGAACTGGCAAGCGGCTGA
- a CDS encoding proline dehydrogenase family protein gives MIRRALLAASHSGGARRIVETAPFTRDVARRFIAGETAADAARVTGRLTGEGLLVTLDVLGEDVHDKGRAETNTVKYIELLDRLGEEGLGARAEASVKLTAVGQALDEDLALDNARRICDAAASAGTTVTLDMEEHETVDSTLRTVHELRRDHPTVGAVVQAYLRRAEEYCADLAYEGSRVRLCKGAYAAPEAIAFTEKDDVDKSFVRCMKVLMAGKGYPMLATHDPRLIDIAEALTLLHSRDADTFEYQMLYGVRPQEQRRLAASGAQVRVYVAYGHDWYEYFMRRLAEKPANLRLVVRSLVGAS, from the coding sequence GTGATCCGCCGGGCGTTGCTGGCCGCGTCGCACTCCGGTGGCGCGCGCCGGATCGTCGAGACCGCCCCGTTCACCCGCGACGTCGCCCGCCGGTTCATCGCCGGCGAGACCGCCGCCGACGCCGCCCGCGTCACCGGGCGGCTCACCGGCGAGGGCCTCCTCGTCACCCTCGACGTCCTCGGCGAAGACGTCCACGACAAGGGACGCGCCGAGACGAACACCGTCAAGTACATCGAGCTCCTCGACCGTCTCGGCGAAGAGGGGCTCGGCGCGCGCGCGGAAGCATCCGTGAAGCTGACCGCCGTCGGGCAGGCCCTCGACGAAGACCTCGCCCTCGACAACGCCCGCCGCATCTGCGACGCCGCCGCCTCCGCGGGGACCACCGTCACCCTCGACATGGAAGAACACGAGACGGTCGACTCCACCCTGCGAACCGTCCACGAACTACGCCGCGACCACCCCACCGTGGGCGCGGTCGTCCAGGCGTACCTGCGTCGCGCGGAAGAGTACTGCGCGGACCTCGCGTACGAGGGGTCGCGCGTCCGCCTGTGCAAGGGCGCCTACGCCGCCCCCGAGGCGATCGCCTTCACCGAGAAGGACGACGTCGACAAGTCCTTCGTCCGCTGCATGAAGGTCCTCATGGCAGGCAAGGGCTACCCGATGCTCGCCACCCACGACCCCCGCCTCATCGACATCGCCGAAGCCCTCACCCTCCTGCACTCCCGGGACGCCGACACCTTCGAGTACCAGATGCTGTACGGCGTCCGCCCCCAGGAACAGCGCCGCCTCGCCGCCTCCGGCGCGCAGGTCCGCGTGTACGTCGCCTACGGCCACGACTGGTACGAGTACTTCATGCGCCGCCTCGCCGAGAAGCCCGCCAACCTCCGGCTCGTCGTGCGCTCCCTCGTCGGCGCCTCCTGA
- a CDS encoding LCP family protein: MTPQDVPGTPASPNPDGPRPQDGPAPGGPGGGEENDAFWGSAEGAEKLRKRRWPRVLIAVGVFVALIVAGLGGLVWQRQSSYNGNIDRIQDVMPDADRPGPNVAGTENWLLVGSDRRSETQTTGEGNDAWKPGQQRTDTIMLMHMPADRKKAYLISFPRDSWVEVPGYGRQKINAAFSYGGPKLLIQTIEGLTGVRIDHYGAIDFAGFESMVDALGGVTVNIKKSVYDPARKVNWQAGKQELNGEEALLFVRQRYNLPNGDFDRMKRQQALLRALAKKAADSGTLTNPLKLDRFMSALTKSISVDEGLSGGDLRSLALSMRNVRVSDVTFLTTPHKGTGMVQKQSVVFLDPQKAKVLFEAVKSAEMAQYVERYGGGNNLGAVS, translated from the coding sequence ATGACCCCCCAGGATGTGCCCGGCACCCCGGCGTCCCCGAACCCCGACGGCCCGCGCCCGCAGGACGGGCCGGCGCCGGGCGGCCCGGGCGGCGGCGAGGAGAACGACGCCTTCTGGGGATCCGCGGAGGGCGCCGAGAAGCTCCGCAAGCGGCGCTGGCCGCGCGTGCTGATCGCCGTCGGCGTGTTCGTCGCGCTGATCGTCGCCGGGCTCGGCGGCCTGGTGTGGCAGCGGCAGTCGTCCTACAACGGCAACATCGACCGCATCCAGGACGTCATGCCGGACGCCGACCGGCCGGGCCCCAACGTCGCGGGCACCGAGAACTGGCTGCTCGTCGGGTCGGACCGGCGGTCGGAGACGCAGACGACCGGCGAGGGCAACGACGCGTGGAAGCCCGGGCAGCAGCGCACCGACACGATCATGCTGATGCACATGCCCGCCGACCGTAAGAAGGCGTACCTGATCTCCTTCCCGCGCGACTCGTGGGTGGAGGTCCCCGGCTACGGCAGGCAGAAGATCAACGCCGCGTTCTCCTACGGCGGCCCGAAGCTGCTGATCCAGACGATCGAGGGCCTGACGGGCGTCCGGATCGACCACTACGGCGCGATCGACTTCGCCGGGTTCGAGTCGATGGTGGACGCGCTCGGCGGCGTCACCGTCAACATCAAGAAGAGCGTGTACGACCCCGCCCGGAAGGTGAACTGGCAGGCCGGAAAGCAGGAGCTGAACGGCGAGGAGGCGCTGCTGTTCGTCCGGCAGCGCTACAACCTGCCGAACGGCGACTTCGACCGGATGAAGCGGCAGCAGGCGCTGCTGCGCGCCCTCGCCAAGAAGGCCGCCGACAGCGGAACCCTGACGAACCCGCTCAAACTCGACAGGTTCATGTCCGCGCTCACCAAGTCGATCAGCGTGGACGAGGGCCTGTCCGGCGGCGACCTGCGGTCCCTCGCGCTCAGCATGCGCAACGTGCGGGTCTCGGACGTGACGTTCCTTACGACGCCGCACAAGGGCACCGGCATGGTGCAGAAGCAGAGCGTCGTCTTCCTCGACCCGCAGAAGGCGAAAGTCCTGTTCGAGGCGGTGAAGAGCGCCGAGATGGCCCAGTACGTCGAACGGTACGGCGGCGGGAACAACCTCGGCGCCGTCTCGTAA
- a CDS encoding ABC transporter permease has protein sequence MNPAITLATTRRILAQLRHDRRTIALLVLVPSVLMILLRFVFDRPELFDRVGPMLLGLFPFTIMFVVTSVATLRERTSGTLERLMTMPAGKLDLLLGYALAFGLVALVQVGAVLAISLTWLGLDLTGSLGSLVLVAVLDALLGMALGLFASAFARTEFQAVQFMPALVLPQVLLCGLIMPREQMASWLEAISAVLPLTYAVEGMREIAGEGEFTGALAVDIAVVAAFTLAALLLGAVTLRRRTP, from the coding sequence GTGAACCCCGCGATCACGCTGGCCACGACCCGCCGCATCCTCGCGCAGCTCCGCCACGACCGCCGCACGATCGCGCTGCTCGTCCTCGTCCCGTCCGTCCTGATGATCCTGCTGCGGTTCGTGTTCGACCGTCCGGAGCTGTTCGACCGGGTCGGCCCGATGCTGCTCGGCCTGTTCCCGTTCACGATCATGTTCGTGGTGACGAGCGTCGCCACCCTGCGGGAACGGACGAGCGGCACCCTCGAACGGCTGATGACCATGCCCGCCGGGAAGCTCGACCTGCTGCTCGGCTACGCGCTCGCGTTCGGGCTCGTCGCGCTCGTCCAGGTCGGGGCGGTGCTGGCGATCTCGCTGACCTGGCTCGGCCTCGACCTCACCGGCTCGCTCGGCTCGCTGGTCCTCGTCGCCGTGCTGGACGCGCTGCTCGGCATGGCGCTCGGCCTGTTCGCCAGCGCGTTCGCGCGGACGGAGTTCCAGGCCGTGCAGTTCATGCCCGCGCTCGTCCTGCCGCAGGTGCTGCTGTGCGGGCTGATCATGCCGCGCGAGCAGATGGCGTCCTGGCTGGAGGCGATCTCGGCGGTGCTGCCGCTGACGTACGCGGTCGAGGGCATGCGGGAGATCGCGGGCGAAGGCGAGTTCACCGGCGCCCTGGCCGTCGACATCGCCGTCGTCGCCGCGTTCACGCTCGCCGCGCTGCTGCTGGGCGCGGTCACCCTGCGCCGCCGCACCCCCTGA
- a CDS encoding ABC transporter ATP-binding protein — translation MMSSSPAVSVRDLRVARGGRDVLHGLTFDVPPGSVVGLLGPSGCGKTTLLRALVGVQIVRSGEVTVLGEPAGSPGLRRRVGYATQRPAVYADLTVAENLRYFASVLRAPRSDVDRVVREVGLEAGRDQVVATLSGGQLGRANLAVALLGSPDLLVLDEPTVGLDPVLRQELWELFRGLADRGVTLLVSSHVMDEATRTDRLLLMREGRILADGTPDGLRARTGVDDLEAAFLHLIAETSGSAA, via the coding sequence ATGATGAGTTCTTCTCCCGCGGTGAGCGTGCGGGACCTGCGGGTCGCGCGCGGCGGCCGGGACGTCCTGCACGGGCTCACGTTCGACGTGCCGCCGGGGTCCGTGGTGGGGCTGCTCGGCCCCAGCGGATGCGGCAAGACGACGCTGCTGCGCGCGCTCGTCGGCGTGCAGATCGTCCGGAGCGGCGAGGTGACCGTCCTCGGCGAACCGGCCGGATCGCCGGGGCTGCGGCGGCGCGTCGGGTACGCGACGCAGCGGCCCGCCGTGTACGCGGACCTCACCGTCGCCGAGAACCTGCGCTACTTCGCGTCCGTGCTGCGGGCACCGCGCTCGGACGTCGACCGGGTCGTCCGGGAGGTCGGGCTGGAGGCCGGCCGCGACCAGGTCGTCGCGACGCTGTCCGGCGGGCAGCTCGGCCGCGCCAACCTCGCCGTCGCGCTGCTCGGCTCCCCGGACCTGCTCGTCCTGGACGAGCCGACCGTCGGCCTCGACCCCGTGCTGCGGCAGGAACTGTGGGAGCTGTTCCGGGGGCTGGCCGACCGGGGCGTGACGCTGCTGGTGTCCAGCCACGTGATGGACGAGGCCACCCGCACCGACCGTCTCCTGCTGATGCGCGAGGGGCGGATCCTCGCCGACGGCACCCCGGACGGGCTGCGCGCGCGCACGGGCGTCGACGACCTCGAAGCGGCCTTCCTGCACCTGATCGCCGAGACCTCCGGGAGTGCGGCGTGA
- a CDS encoding TetR/AcrR family transcriptional regulator: protein MTSAHGTAGARASRGPGRRPGQTETREAILGAARELFAEKGYDGASLRAIARAAGVDPALVHHFFGNKEGVFVEAMRFPIDPSVLLPHILAAPRERRGETIARVFLGVWEDPGRRPPLLAMLRSAMTNERAAALLREFIGSALFARAGAATDVPQLRLQAAAGQMIGLMILRYVVRVEPLASASEDELVELVAPVLQSYLG, encoded by the coding sequence GTGACGTCCGCGCACGGGACGGCCGGCGCGCGCGCCTCGCGCGGTCCCGGCAGGCGTCCGGGGCAGACGGAGACGCGCGAGGCGATCCTCGGCGCGGCGCGCGAGCTGTTCGCCGAGAAGGGCTACGACGGGGCGTCGCTGCGGGCGATCGCGCGGGCCGCGGGCGTCGACCCCGCGCTCGTCCACCACTTCTTCGGCAACAAGGAGGGCGTGTTCGTCGAGGCGATGCGCTTCCCGATCGACCCGTCCGTGCTGCTGCCGCACATCCTGGCGGCGCCACGGGAGCGGCGCGGCGAGACGATCGCGCGCGTGTTCCTCGGCGTGTGGGAGGACCCCGGCCGTCGCCCGCCCCTCCTCGCCATGCTGCGTTCGGCGATGACGAACGAGCGCGCCGCGGCGCTGCTGCGCGAGTTCATCGGCAGCGCCCTGTTCGCCCGCGCGGGCGCCGCCACGGACGTCCCGCAGCTGCGGCTCCAGGCGGCGGCCGGGCAGATGATCGGCCTGATGATCCTGCGGTACGTGGTGCGGGTCGAGCCGCTCGCGTCCGCGTCCGAGGACGAGCTGGTCGAGCTGGTCGCGCCCGTCCTGCAGAGCTACTTGGGCTGA
- a CDS encoding sugar phosphate isomerase/epimerase family protein, protein MTPQHNGAFSPALRVPDAPITLSTASVYPEKVPSAFEIAALLGYDGVEVMVSTDASSQDLNVLRRLSDYHQVPIKSIHAPCLLLTQRVWGREPWGKLVRSKEVAEELGADVVVVHPPFRWQRDYARDFVGGLARMQDETDVLFAVENMFPLKARGAEAGMYLPDWNPIDQDYPFVTLDLSHTAVSGSDALDMAGQLGDRLRHIHLADGVGVTNKDEHLVPGRGSQPCGPMLETLAETGFRGHIVLEVNTRRASNRAERVEDLAEALAFARLHLAAADRTWEVTSGGEVSRRSTR, encoded by the coding sequence TTGACCCCGCAGCACAACGGCGCCTTCTCTCCGGCACTTCGGGTGCCCGATGCCCCGATCACGCTGTCCACGGCGTCGGTCTATCCCGAGAAGGTGCCGAGTGCCTTCGAGATCGCGGCGCTGCTCGGCTACGACGGCGTCGAGGTGATGGTCTCGACGGACGCCTCCTCGCAGGACCTCAACGTCCTGCGGCGCCTCTCCGACTACCACCAGGTCCCGATCAAGTCGATCCACGCGCCCTGCCTGCTGCTCACCCAGCGGGTGTGGGGGCGCGAGCCGTGGGGCAAGCTGGTGCGGTCCAAGGAGGTCGCGGAGGAACTGGGCGCCGACGTCGTGGTCGTGCACCCGCCGTTCCGCTGGCAGCGCGACTACGCCCGCGACTTCGTCGGCGGCCTCGCCCGCATGCAGGACGAGACGGACGTCCTGTTCGCGGTCGAGAACATGTTCCCGCTGAAGGCGCGCGGCGCCGAGGCCGGCATGTACCTGCCCGACTGGAACCCGATCGACCAGGATTACCCGTTCGTCACGCTCGACCTTTCGCATACGGCGGTGTCCGGTTCGGACGCGCTCGACATGGCGGGGCAGCTCGGCGACCGGCTCCGCCACATCCACCTCGCGGACGGGGTCGGCGTCACGAACAAGGACGAGCACCTCGTCCCGGGCCGCGGCTCGCAGCCGTGCGGCCCGATGCTGGAGACGCTCGCCGAGACCGGCTTCCGCGGCCACATCGTGCTCGAGGTCAACACGCGGCGCGCGTCCAACCGGGCCGAGCGCGTCGAGGACCTGGCCGAGGCGCTCGCCTTCGCCCGGCTCCACCTCGCCGCCGCCGACCGCACCTGGGAGGTCACCTCCGGCGGCGAGGTCAGCCGCCGGAGCACCCGGTGA
- a CDS encoding class I SAM-dependent methyltransferase: MAEIAPGAVPSPNIWNSPQVYELENRAVDPDGVLPAAMRAIRPWTGATVLDVGCGTGYHLPFFAAEAARVVGVEPHAGLAAAAARRTRDEPNVTVRVGAAQSLPLPDASVDVVHARWAYFFGPGCEPGLAELDRVVRRGGAIFIIDNDATRSTFGRWFRRGLPKYDPDAVERFWTRRGFAREPLTIHWRFEDRRDLAAVLHIEFPPDLAADALREHEGLEVDYAVNLWWRCP; encoded by the coding sequence GTGGCCGAGATCGCTCCGGGCGCCGTGCCGAGCCCCAACATCTGGAACTCCCCGCAGGTCTACGAGCTGGAGAACCGCGCGGTCGACCCCGACGGCGTCCTTCCCGCTGCCATGCGCGCGATCCGCCCGTGGACCGGCGCCACCGTCCTCGACGTCGGCTGCGGCACCGGCTACCACCTGCCGTTCTTCGCCGCGGAGGCCGCCCGGGTGGTCGGCGTGGAGCCGCACGCGGGCCTCGCCGCGGCCGCCGCGCGCCGCACGCGGGACGAACCGAACGTCACCGTCCGTGTCGGCGCGGCGCAGTCGCTGCCGCTCCCGGACGCGTCGGTCGACGTCGTCCACGCGCGCTGGGCGTACTTCTTCGGGCCCGGCTGCGAGCCGGGGCTCGCCGAACTGGACCGGGTCGTCCGGCGCGGCGGCGCGATCTTCATCATCGACAACGACGCGACCCGCTCGACGTTCGGCCGCTGGTTCCGCCGCGGCCTGCCGAAGTACGACCCGGACGCGGTCGAACGGTTCTGGACGCGCCGCGGGTTCGCCCGCGAACCGCTGACGATCCACTGGCGTTTCGAGGACCGCCGCGATCTGGCCGCCGTCCTGCACATCGAGTTCCCGCCGGATCTCGCGGCCGACGCGCTGCGCGAGCACGAGGGACTCGAAGTCGACTACGCGGTCAATCTATGGTGGCGTTGCCCGTGA